In Halomicrobium zhouii, the sequence CAGTCCTCGACGCGAAGCGATTGAGGACCGATTCTCGGACCGACGTCTGCCTGTTCTCCATCGGTTGCTCGCTAGACACGGGATAGACGCAGGTATGGAGCCCTGTAGTGATTCGTGCACAATCAGGAAGTTCCTGCTCACCTACCGCCAAGAACGCCAGTCAGAGGCTCGATCGGGCAAGAAGGCTGTCGACCTCTTTGCCGGCGCCGGTGGGCTCTCAGCTGGGTTCAAGCAGGCCGGATTCGATATCCAATTTGCCGTCGACAAATCTGAATCAGCTACAGATACCTATCGCCTCAATCATCCGGAACTCCCGCACGAAAACGTGCATACTGGGGACATCAATGATGTCGTCGAGGAGGGTATTCTCACTGAGCTTGCCGAAGACACCGATGTCGTGATCGGTGGCCCGCCCTGCCAGGCCCTGTCGATTGCGGGCTATCGCTCTCGTCTTGCCAACGATGAGGATTACACCCTGCTCGAAGATTCACGGACAACTCTCTATCAGCAGTATATTGCTGCCATCGAGCAGCTCAACCCAGAAATTATCGTCATGGAAAACGTCGAGGGTATGATCTGCGAGGTTGGCGACTCGGAACTGAAGGTCTCAGAAATGGTCCTGGATGGGCTCGACGAGGCCGGTTATAATGCTAAACTTAGATTACTCGACTGCTCGGAGTTTGGTCTGCCACAGAACCGAGATCGAGTTATTGTCTTCGGTGTAAACCGAGAAGCCGATGTTGAGACGAGCCCTGGGGCGTTATTTAGTGCACTGTATGACAACCGGACCGAGGAGACAACGATCAGACAGGCACTGGCCGGCCTGCCAAGACTCGAACGGGGCGAGGGTGGCAAGATCATGATTGGGGCCAACAGAGGCCGACGGAGTGAGTATGTTAGCTGCGCTGGTATTTCTGTCCCCTCACACTTTACCTATAACCACCGCGCCAGGAGCCATCCAAAGCCGAAGGATCGCAAGCTCTTCGATGAGGTGATGGAGCCGGGCATGGACAGCGCCGATGTTGTGTACGGCACGGATCGAGGCGACCTCATAGACTATGACATCGGGACGGAGGACAATCCCCGGTTCACGGACAAATACCGGATGTTAGACTGGGAGGAGCCGTCCCCGACGATCGTTGCACACCTACAGAAGGATGCAAACGGGTTTATCCTGCCGGACTATCACCGGTACTACACCCACTCTAGCAAGGAATCCAAACCTGAACGCAATCGCGGACTAACACCGCGAGAGGCCGCTCGTATTCAGTCGTTCCCAGATGACTTCATCTTCTTGGGTGCGTTCACTGACTGGTTCCAGCAGATTGGTAATGCGGTTCCACCACTAATCGGCCAATTCGTTGGGAAAGTCCTTGCTGACGAATTGCGGCAAGAGTCGTCCGAGACAGCAGAAACACCGATCTATCGACCTCGCATTTCTACCGACGACTGACCTGCTATCTCTTCTGGTCCGTCCTATTAACGTCAAACAACTCTTCCAGTAGTGCTTTTCCAAGGACCTCTGCAAGGCGGGGTGGCACGGCATTGCCCACGATTTTGAACGCCTTGGTGAGGGGAACCGGGAATTCAAAAGAATCTCGGAACGATTGGAGTCGAGCTGCTTCTCTGACGGTCAGTGAGCGCGCTTCGCGGGGATGGATGAACATGTGACCGTCCTTTTCGAGATGGGCCACGATAGTTGAGGCCGGCTTTCGGGGATGTTGTTTCTTGTACTTATCCTCAAAGATATCTTGACGATAAGGCTGGAGGTCCTGACCAACGTCACCTATGTCCCACCCTACGCCCTCGCCGAGTAGCTTGTACAGTGAGAGATCATACATATTGTGACCTCGGGAGCGATGGTTTGTCAGTGCCTCGTCTCGGGATTCATCTACGTCCCGTGCCCATTCTTGGTACTCAGTCAGGGGTTCCATCTGGTATTCGGTGGCCTGTTCGGGAATTGCAAAGTTCGAGTCATCGGAAGTTGGGCCGCCAGGGCTGACCGGTGGTAGATCCAGAATGGCCTGACCGACTGTGATCCACGGAGACTTTCTGGGTTGCTCCGGAACAATTTCGTCGAAATCCGGAACATCACCACTAACGACCTCCTCCATCGTAGCCTGCACGGTCTCTTGTTCTTGACCTACTGTACCCGTCCGTTTTAGCTTTGTTTCGTTATCGTCTTCGGGCTCTCTGTGGGTCTGCCAGTGTTTGAGATTCGGGTTGTCCCTGTTCAGCCGGTTCCCGATAAAGAATGCCCGCTTACGTCGCTGCGGAACCCCATAGTCCGCTGCATCGACCACATAGACATCAACATTGTAGCCAATCGCCTCCATCTCGGAGACGATAACATCAGAAACGATCCGGCCCCCTGCGTTCTCCGAGTTGATGATCCCCGGGACATTTTCCATAATGAACGCCCCAGGGTCGTAATAATCCACGAAGCGAAGAAATTCTTGGTAGAGTTCATGACGATCATCCTCTTCAGGCGAAGTCCCCTCGACCGAGCCAATCTTGGATCTGCCAACGCGAGAGAAGGTAGGGCAGGGCGGGCCGCCAGCGATGAGATCGACGTCACTTGGCCCGATATCGAATCGCGCTACCTGCTCAGATGGTACCTTGTCGTCTTCAGCTAGTTCGATCCCCCCATCGGGATCGACATCCCGAATGTTTCGCTTGATAGCGACGCCATCGTGATTAGCTCGGTAGGTCTGGACGGCCTCCTCAGAATGGTCGATGCCCCATATCACATCGAATCCCGCGTCACTTAGCCCCTGTGAGAGACCGCCAGCGCCGCAGAACAGGTCTATCGCAACAGGTGTGTTACTCATAGGTATTCACTGAGACTGAGACAAATTTCGGGAGAGATGGCGATACGTTCCGCATTGATCTGACCTTCTTCTCACAGGGTCTCATATTTTCGGTTTGAGTTGGTACATCCAGCCGGGACACCCATCGACACAGACGTACTTTCTGCTTCGGACGCCTGCTCAGCGAGCAAATCGACCCGGCTACCAATAGGCAATCCCCGTCGTAACACACTGTTATGGCCCATATCTGCTGGAATGTCATTAATCTTCAGCGGAATGGAGAAATTTCAGACGTAGCAGGTTGTTACAGACGAATACCGCTCTACTCGGGTCACAACTATGCTTACTGTCACGAAAGCATCCAAAAGCGACCCTCAAATCAGAATTTCCCAATCATTGGGCCAACAATTAGGCGAAAAGGGTCGATCTGGGGAAATCGATGCTCCCAAAATCAGCGTATCACCGCGCGCCAGATTCGATCGGCGCAGAGATGCCCATTCTGTCAACCGAAACTTCAGTTCCGGAACAATATCGAGTGCTATTTCGCCAACTTTCCGCCATTGTTAGCCCTAACTCCTGTGACCGTTTGACCACCGGAGTTGGCGACGGGCGATCCGGATCGAAACCGGATCGCCATTTCTCTGTTGACGATTACGTACCCGGCCGCCAATTCGACTACCGGAATCTCCCATTCGAAACCCGCATTTTCGGCGTTTCACCATGCCATGCGCCAATTCTCGCCATCCTATTTATAGTAGGATACTCTCGGCGAAGTCGATGAAGACAGGCGAAACGGAAGCGTTCGCGACCCGGCTCCCCGCTGCGGAAGCGGCACGCGTGCGAGACGCGGTCGATCAGACTAGTCTCTCCAGGTCGGACCTCCTCGCACGGGCGCTTCGGTACTACGTCGCAGAGAACCCGGACGGGATCCCTGCTTTCCACTCGGGCGACTCGGATACGGGCCCGCTGGAACAGGCAGGCATCCTACCCGCGGAACCCGAGAGTGACCAGGCCGGATTCTAGGAGCCATAGCGCACCCAATCCAATGACCCAGGACGACCTCGAACCGCTCGCGCCGCGGGACGTCCTCGACTGGTACCTCGAGCACCGTCGAGACAGCCTGCGGACCGCTACGCGGCGGAAACACACCTCGGCCCTGGGCACGTTCGTCGACTGGACCGACGTGGTCGGTATCGACGACATGAACAACGTCGGCGGTCGCGATCGCATGCGGTTCAAGACCTGGCGGAAGAACGAGACCGACCTCGCGACGATCAGCCTCAACGGGAATCTCGCGATACTCCGGCGGTTCCTCCGCTTCTGCGAGCGGATCGATGCCGTCGCTGAGGGAGTGGCCGACCGTGTTCCGCTGCCCAACGTCCCGCCGGACGAGGAGGTCAGCACGGATGTCCCCGAGGACAACGAGGTCGAGGGAATTCGGTCGTACTTCCGGCAGTTCGAGTACGCCTCTCGGCGCCACGTCGAGTTTGAACTCATCGCCGAGATCGGCCTCCGCATGGGCGCGATCAGAGCCATTGACCTCGACGACTTCGACCCGGAGGGCCTGGTCATCCACCTTCGCCACCGGCACGAGGCGACGGAGGACTACGGCATGCCGCTCAAGAACGGATCCGACGG encodes:
- a CDS encoding tyrosine-type recombinase/integrase, encoding MTQDDLEPLAPRDVLDWYLEHRRDSLRTATRRKHTSALGTFVDWTDVVGIDDMNNVGGRDRMRFKTWRKNETDLATISLNGNLAILRRFLRFCERIDAVAEGVADRVPLPNVPPDEEVSTDVPEDNEVEGIRSYFRQFEYASRRHVEFELIAEIGLRMGAIRAIDLDDFDPEGLVIHLRHRHEATEDYGMPLKNGSDGERIVNISAELSDFLVDYVEYNRHDVVNEYGRDALFTTSAGRVSTATIRRDYYKMTRPCTYSNDCPHDREASDCDAAKNKHAPQCPSGSRLTRSASGPS
- a CDS encoding DNA cytosine methyltransferase; this translates as MSNTPVAIDLFCGAGGLSQGLSDAGFDVIWGIDHSEEAVQTYRANHDGVAIKRNIRDVDPDGGIELAEDDKVPSEQVARFDIGPSDVDLIAGGPPCPTFSRVGRSKIGSVEGTSPEEDDRHELYQEFLRFVDYYDPGAFIMENVPGIINSENAGGRIVSDVIVSEMEAIGYNVDVYVVDAADYGVPQRRKRAFFIGNRLNRDNPNLKHWQTHREPEDDNETKLKRTGTVGQEQETVQATMEEVVSGDVPDFDEIVPEQPRKSPWITVGQAILDLPPVSPGGPTSDDSNFAIPEQATEYQMEPLTEYQEWARDVDESRDEALTNHRSRGHNMYDLSLYKLLGEGVGWDIGDVGQDLQPYRQDIFEDKYKKQHPRKPASTIVAHLEKDGHMFIHPREARSLTVREAARLQSFRDSFEFPVPLTKAFKIVGNAVPPRLAEVLGKALLEELFDVNRTDQKR
- a CDS encoding DNA cytosine methyltransferase; amino-acid sequence: MAESWDLSRDDIAGLTGVSESERVAQSGVVSRNIDFVIDGLAAEDLADTSRTSCGCPAATPKLLARRRSTGSEDSFPCCYSTIASAWTARDVANSCCDDPLHGSTDPLDSVAAVVIADNDVDPAERYQEHCWRKLIDSLRNECGDWNSIADLKRRRLNVILQENSDGRGLSVERSIRLRKFLEAVQEYSRTDGVSLSGLPRLSYETLVDEFASFPGISRRDAWWIMLTVYEKPVWPTSQYTDQVLVALGLLSPEEYAIDSPRREAIEDRFSDRRLPVLHRLLARHGIDAGMEPCSDSCTIRKFLLTYRQERQSEARSGKKAVDLFAGAGGLSAGFKQAGFDIQFAVDKSESATDTYRLNHPELPHENVHTGDINDVVEEGILTELAEDTDVVIGGPPCQALSIAGYRSRLANDEDYTLLEDSRTTLYQQYIAAIEQLNPEIIVMENVEGMICEVGDSELKVSEMVLDGLDEAGYNAKLRLLDCSEFGLPQNRDRVIVFGVNREADVETSPGALFSALYDNRTEETTIRQALAGLPRLERGEGGKIMIGANRGRRSEYVSCAGISVPSHFTYNHRARSHPKPKDRKLFDEVMEPGMDSADVVYGTDRGDLIDYDIGTEDNPRFTDKYRMLDWEEPSPTIVAHLQKDANGFILPDYHRYYTHSSKESKPERNRGLTPREAARIQSFPDDFIFLGAFTDWFQQIGNAVPPLIGQFVGKVLADELRQESSETAETPIYRPRISTDD